The nucleotide sequence CGCCTCTGGCCGCCGAGCAGGTACAGggctaggaggaggaggagcaccgaCGAGAGCGCGGCCAGCAGCAGCGGTGAGTCCATGGCCGTGAGACGGCGCTGGGTCACGTATGGTGCTCGACTGCGCCGAGTGTGTGGATTGAGGAGGCCATACTATTCTCATCATTTAGCGAGGAGGTGTGTCCGTTTTCTCCTTTTCAACACACGTGTCGAGGGCGATCATTAGCAGATCGGTCTGGTGAGACGTACGGCGTGCCGTTTTCCAGTTAACTGCACAATGACGCCGACGAATGAACATCAAAGTCTGGTGAGAGTGAGACGAAACTAACCACAGAAAACTTTTGAAAAATCCGAGATGTTTACTGTTTGTGGATTGTAACCCTACCTACATCAAGACCAGATAATTGATGCCGATAAGCCAAAACTCGTTTTCTTCAGGGCTACAAGCCAAATCTAATTAAACTCATTAAGAGGCGCCCGAATGGTGGCCAACCAGCTACCCCATGTGACGTATGCTGATTAGTCACGGTGAGAAAGTTTACGATAGAGAGACTTTTTTCGTGAAAAGTTTTTCTAGGCTTTTTCTAAAGATGGTTGTGATGTCCACGTGACGcgtgaatattttaaaaaaataattACCATGATGATGAAGTGCGTATAGCTTTCTCTCAAACGACCCGCAATGACGAGCCCCAACCACTAGTACTCATGGCTAGTCACGCCTTGGAAGCGTTTCTAGAGACGAAAATATCGGATACTTTGAGTTGACGTGTGCAAATTCTAACCATTGATCCTTATTATATCTCTAGAACTTGAGTTGGCGTAGTCATGGGGATCAGTGGCAGAGGCGGGGGTGCTAGCAGGGGCCCCGGCCCAGGTCAACATGCAGATTTTGCCACTACATGAGGGATTATCTGCTGCTAATATATGTGTATTATGATGATTTTGCTGGCTTTGACCCTCCCTAACATGATTTAACATCAGTTGCCCCCCTATTAAGTTTTTCTGGCTTCGCCACTGATGAGGATCATGTGTGTAACTGTAAGCGCCGCCGAGATGAGGATGACGCGCACCAACAagaaaaagagggaagaagatacGAGAAGGCGCGAGGAGCGGTGATGCAAGCGGAATCGGGCTTCCACGTACCGTACGGGCGGCATGGTCTGCGCCGTTAAACCATGGGGTGAAGGAAGCTGGAGCTTCCCTCCTGCCACTTCCCCTCGAGTGTACTAACAAAATACATCGACATATCCTTGTAAATTTACACTTAAATCGATTCGTCAACAGCTCGCCATATTTTTCAGTTTGCAACTACACAAAATATAATAACCTTTTGCCCTTCTTAACACACGAGCCAGGGATGCGCAGAATGCCAAACACCGAATATTTGTTTCTGCCAGCAAGACCTGTGCAACTACGGACCCTGCTAAGGGACTGTTATCCTTTGATGCTTTACATGAACATAACTACAAAATAATActacctctgtaaagaaatataagagcgtttagatcactagtaCACCTTAATGAGTCATGCTTGCAAATGATTGGGTGAAGTGGCAAACAGGACACTCGGCGGTTCTCTTACCCAGTCTGAGTTTTGAAACTAAGGTTGAAAGCACAACAAAACTTGGGTTTACAAGAATGATTAAGCACAATATAGTTGCCTTGTGATCAGTACTTGTGCATGGGAGAGAAAACAGGTAAGCTTTGCTACAAAGGAAATTAAATTGAACAGCGTGAGTTTTTTCAGAGTGCCATCCCCAGTAGCAATGGTTGGATGAACCATGTCCCCAGTAGCAAGGTGTGAAAACACACACCAAGTATTCATATTCAGACATTATCAGTAGGCGGCGGCAGCTCCAGCAAACTTCCTGAATAGCCTGGCCGCGTCCATGACGCCATTCGAAACGGCGACATGATCGCCATCCTCGTTGGTCTTGTTGGCTGCTTCATCGAGGAAGCAGTGCGCGGGCGCCTGCCACTGGGAATCGTCTTCCAGCACCACGCCAACCTCGAAGCTCATCACAAACTGCTCTATCCCCGTCACTGCAACCATGCAAAGCTCCATCAAATCCAGTAAAGTTCAGACATCACGTGGAATAGTAGTAGCAATGGGGGTATACCATCAATGAAGTTCcagcggacggggcggcgcgtgaGCGCGTCCTCGTAGTAGACGATGAAGCCGGCCTTGCCCCAGACGTGGCAGTCGAACCCGCCTGTGGTCTCGCGGCCGAGGTAGACAGCACTGCCGTCGGCGAGCCACCCGGGGCGGAGCACGCCGACGGGGAACTGCTCCGTGCGGCACGTGGCCGAGTCGAAGTAGAAGGTGGTGCCGTTGTTCCACTCCACATCGTACAGCGGGTCGCCTGAGAGTTGGTGCCGGATCAGGTTCAGGTTGCGCCGCCGCGGCCAGTCGTAGTACAGGTCGTGCAGGCGGAGCGGCGGGCCTGACGAGGCAATCGAGACGTTGGTCAGGTTCGTGAACAGCACCGCGTGGAACTGCTCCGGCCATGGCGCCGGCCCGTCAGGCGTCGTCGCTGAGGACGCccctgccgcggcggcggcggcgatgagcaGGAGCTGGAGCAGTGGCCATGCCATGTCTGTCCCAGACCTTATCTTTGGTTACACCTGTCTGTCTGCTGGTGAGTGAGGGGTGACCACCACCAGTGACCAAAAGCAATGGATGAGTGGGCAGCAAATGTATATCCATGTGCAGCAATTTCAGCCGCACAAGCTTCTTGGAGATTTATCGATTGGGTTGACAATGAAGCGAATATCAAGTTTCAGTGATGAGTAGCGCATAATCGATGTCGTCAACTCTGTGTAAAATAAAATAATATCACTTGTTAGCATGGTTCCAAATACAGCGTCATTATGCAGATCCAATTACACCAAATTTAGGAGATTGGCCATTTGCCGCAAGAATGATCAATTCCAGTACTGAATTTTTTAGTTACATTATGCTACAAGCGAAGCTGCACGAGACAAGTAGGAGCACTAAATATTAGCACGCTCATATAAATTTGGATTTTAGCTGGAATATGAACTTGATGGGACAGACAGACTATTAAAGTTCACCGTACAAAAAGACCGACTATTAAAGTCACAAGGAATATCAATATGAATAGGCAAATGTAAAGATATGCAAAATCATCTGATTCAGCACCTGTCCTGCATGGTCAAATGCCAACTTCCTCCCAATTTCGCAGTAAGAATGTGACTAGAATTTTGCTGATGCAGTACCCAAGTACCACTGACCACAAGCGACCAAAAGCAATGAATGGGCAGCAAATATGATTCATGTACAGCTTCGTTACAATTTTAGCCACACAAGCTTCTTGGAGATTGGGTTCACAACAATATTGTCTGCTAGTTTCGTCAGAACATCAGGAACCTGGGACATTAAAAACTACCAAAATTTATTTCTAGAAGAAGCTCACAGAACCTTTTACTTTCTTATGTCAAGAAGTAAAGTTACACGGTCATGAAAACTCTCTATCAGGCCATTGTTCACTCATTACAATAAATGATCTATTGTTTGTACAGAATTAGCTCACGAAAAGCAAGATGCAGCAATGGAAATAAAGTTGTATCGCTTCACATACTGTAAGTGAAAAAGAAATGAGCAAGGGGATTTAGTTGCCTGAACTGATGTAGCAGAGATAGAGCCTAGTTTGTTTTTACCATACCTACTTCTGGCCAATACCACCACAGACGCCGCTCTTCCCGTGCAGAAAATGTCCCTGACCCTCCTCCAAGCAGTAAGGCCCAGAATGACAACAGTGACACACAGAAGGACCCATAAAATGCAACGAAAGTGAGCGAAGTAGCTTGGCCAGTTACCTGCACCAACAACCAAATAAATGTAGCCAACAGATCAAGGCAGAACATAGAACAGTGAGTATGTTTTACTAATAAACTAGATTGAACACAGTTGAAAAACAATGTTATCTGAAAATTTGATGTGCATACCAGGAATAAACGATGGCCAAGTAATGAAAAATATTGTACAAATAATTAAAAGATTCAGACTTGCAGGTAATTTTAAGAAAAACATCACATCATATCTTAGCCAAGGTGTGCACGTGATAAACATGTAAATCTAAGGAGTAGGAACTCACCGTTATAAGCCAACAACAAACAATTTTTTTATTGCCTTCACTCTATATTAGTGGGAGTGGCATACAGGTTCAGTCCCTACAGATGTTACTTCAATAGATGGCTTCGGTTCCGATTGAAAACCATTTTACATGGCGCTTGCATGGCTTCTACTGCAGGGGTGATCTGAACAAAGAAGTGAAACTCATCTTAGAGAAGCATCGATAAATTGGGTAGCTGAAACAAAAATTGATCAAATAAGCAAAACAGTGATCCAATGCCTATCCATGATGTACCACGAGAGTACTTGCACAGACTGCCAAAAACAACTGACTATTGTAGGAAGATAAAGGCAAAGCAAATACAAATATAAAAGAATCTAATTAGTATGTTACTGCTTTTTTACCACTTAATACAGCGTTTACTAGCGTACAAACTAAATATAATCACCAACCTTCTTAACTAATGGTTTACCAAAAAAAAAAACAGCTAGACAGTAAGCATCAAAGACCTTTCAGTAACACAGAGAAATACCAAATGAATGGATTCATTCAAGAAACAAACATTTAAGAAGTCACAAAAAGAGATTTTTGTTACCTGCTATTTTTCTTGGTACTCCAGAGGAAAAAGCCATCAATAGCACTGTCAGACCAGCCTACCAGGTAGATAGTAAGAGCAGCAGCACACAGGAACTTGTTAATCCAGAGGATGTTATCCATTGGCATATTTGCACACAAAGTAGTTATCTGAAGCTCACGATGGCAAAATGGACAACAAATGCAGCAGTTTCCATCACAAGAAAACAACACACTGGATTAGTACTGAGCATACTGCATACATCACTGGATAAGTAATATATGGTTCATTATGTACACAGTTCCTTCAATACAAACAAAATCCCATATAGCATCAGCATTAGCTGACTAAAATCACAGGTATCATCTCTGTTGCAAACAGTTTTTATTTTGCGAAAAGATCAAGTGTAGTATCATGTTCCTAAATATACATAAAAGCAAAAGGACTGAGGGCAGTAATGTATCAGTTCTCATGTGCCATATAAATTCAGTAAAAAGAATTGTAGGCATCAACATCATATCTAAAATCCAGCATGGAAAAATGTAACAAAATGCACCTGTTTCTATCACAGGAAAATGCAAACAAGATGCACCACGGACGGTGATAATATCCCTCTCTTTTAGTGGGGCAAAGTACTGTAACTGACCTTTTGCCGGTACAAACTGTTATCTTCCATTTGCTTAGCATTGCATTTCAGCACAGTTTAGGGATTGTAACTATGGAGTAAGAGTTTATGTTACTATGGTAACATGACTAACTCGTGTTCCCTCTTAAGGATACAGAACCAAATTGTAGAGCTCACCTAATTGTCCAAATAGGTGAGGCGATGGTAAGAAAATTTTCCATAACAAAATACTGGAcaggagcacggcaggaggaggcGTCCCTCGGCAACGCGGACGGGAGCACGCACAGCGGACCCGGACGACCCAGAGGTTGAGGGCTTGAGGCCACCGAAATATCTGGTGCATGTCAAAATAATTTAGGTGCATAGTACATTGAAATCTCCACCCGGAGCACGAATAGAGAAATCTGCTGAAATATGTTCCATCTCGAAAATGTATATAACGTGAAGACATTGATATGCCATTAAAAGCTAAGTATCTTGTGTCATTTATGACACTTGGATCAATATTTTAGGGAATAAGAACAGAGCTGTCAAGTAGGAATGTTTTACTGAATTTCAACTTATATGATTAAATTATTAGGCAAGCTTTGAAAATAATTTTATAAGCTTTCAGAATCCTATCCCCAAACACATGAAGATAATAGAAGAAATTGACTTAATTTCATGATCAAGATAGGCAGATAAGGGAAATAATTctattccctccgttccataatataagtctttctagaggttccaacaagtgattacatacggagcaaaatgagtgaatctacactctaaaatatgtctacatgcatctgtatgttgtagtccatttgaaatatctaaaaagacttatatttaggaacagagggagtaggatAGAAGAACATAAATAACAATATACAATCTTATATTTGTGCATTATAAGTAGTGAAGGTTAAATATCGCAATGATTTCAAAGATTTCACATAGAAAAAACAAATAATTATGTAGTTTCAGTAAAAAAAAGTTATCACCTACAGCTAAAGAAACACATCCTTCTCAAATCTCCGTTATCATGAAGACTGCACGAGGGCAATGGATTGAAAAAACAAAGAACTGAAACAAAAACATGCCATACAAAATAAGATAAAACAATATCCTGCATTTGAGGAATAGTGATTCCCTTAGTTATTTGAAATGGGGTAGTCTCAAGCCTTACATACAGTAAGCCTTGTTTATCCTAAAAAATGGCTATTAGACTACTTCCAGCTATGAACATGAAAGAGAAATACACCTAATGAAGCATTTCGTAAACTAATTATAAGGAACATGGTAACAAAAAATGTTAAGGTACCTGATAGATGTGCTCTTACAATCCTTAGTTGTTTGTCAGCATGTTCAGTGTGCATCCTTGATTTGCACAAGAAAGCCTAATCCCTACCAATAGTCTCCACAAGAACAAACTCCATCCTTGAAATGGTGAAACCTGCTTGAATCTCTTACAATTATGTCTCTGTTCACAATCTTTGACATCATCTTGATTGCAGCATGGCAGTCTAGGCAAGCGGATAGATTTTTCATAACTCTAATTGGCGTCCCTGGTGGGGTGTTAATCAGAGCAAATGCAATGGCCAATCTCTCGCTGTGGTATTTCAATGACTCCAACTTTAAGTCATCATCCACTTGATGCAAGGCACAGCTAGTGTCGGGCTTATATCCCTGTTTATCCATCTCTTTGTACATCCTCTCAAGCTCTTCTTTCATCTCGGATATCATCGGGTTGGTTTGGTCATTTGAAGAAAAGCTGTAGATTTTTTGTTTGACTTCAACCCAACTGTAACCTGACTCTTTCCTAAGTCCTCTATTTCTCATGCTCTTTTTAACACGGGCAGCGTCTTCCCATTTACCAGCCTTTGCATATATGTTGGACAGTATAACGTAAGGCGTCGCATCGGTGGATCCCATACTGAACAACTTTTCAGCTGCCACTCTAGCTAAATCCTGGTTTCCATGGATCCTGCACGAGTGAAGAATGGAGCTCCAAATGATTGGGTCATCTTCAAATGGCATCTCGCTCAACATTTGCTGAACTTTATCAAAACGTCCCACCCGACCTAATGTATCGATAACACAAGCATAGTGTCCCTTCCAGCGGGATATGCCATATTCATGTTCCATCAATTCAAAGTATTTCATACATTCTTCTGCAAGGCCGTTGTGACTGCAGGCTGACAGTACACTCAAGAAGGTGACTGAATCTGGTTTGAACCCATAATGGAGCATACCTTCAAACATCTTGATGGCGTTCTTTGCCTGCCCGTAGTGCGCGTAGGCTGAAATAACAGCATTCCACGAGATGGAATTCCTCTCAGGCATCTCATCAAATGTTTGGAGTGCCTCATCCAAACAGCCACACTTTGCGTACATGTCAAGAAGGGCACTTCCTGAGAACACACTGGAGATGTGGCCTGATCTGATAGTGTAAGAATGTAACTGCCTCCCTAACCCGATCATTGCCAGGCTTGAGGAAGCCTTAATGATGCTTGAAAATGTCGCCCTGTCCGGGCTCAGACCAGCTCTTCTCATGTCACAGAATAACCGCAGCGCTTCCTCCAGCTGCCCATTCTGGACATACCCAGTTATCATTGATGTCCATGAAACGCCTGTCTTGTCATTCTTGTTGAGAAAATTGGTCTTTGCAGCATCCAACATCCCACATTTTGAATACATGTCAATCAAGGCGTTGCCCACAAGATCCTCCGAAGAAAGGCCAAGAAGGACCAGCTGAGCATGTATTTGCTTCCCAATCCCAATGTGAGGCAGTGAGCCAGCAACACTCAGCAAACTAGCATAAGGTAAGGCCTGCCTGTCGAAACAGAGTATCTGCATCTCTCTGAACAGCCGCAGCGCTCTGCTAGCGCACCGGTTCCAAGCATAGCCTGAGATCATGACATTATATGAGACATTGTCGCGCTCTGGCATCTCGTCGAACAGCTTCTCCATCTCAGCAAGGCAGTCACATTTGGAGTAGAAATCCAGCAACGAGTTCTTGACAAACACGTTGTGCGCggaggtggctctggccacgaggCCGTGGACCTGGCGCCCAAGGTGGAGATCACCCATGCCTGTGGCTACGGTGAGCATGCTGGAGAAGGTGAACTGGCTGGCGTCAAGACCCGTGCGGCGCATATCAGTAAATAGGACCAGCGCTTCCCTGTGCAGCCCCTCCTTGGAGCACCCCATCATCATGGCATTGTAGGTGACGGAGTCCCTGTGCGGCATCTCCTGGAACACTCTCATGCCAGCAGCGAGGAGGCCGTGCTTGCAGTAGGCGTCGAGCAGCGTGTTGCAGACGACGACGCTGGAGCGGAGGAGGCCGAGCTTGACGGCGAAAGGATGGAGCGACGCGGTCACGGTGCCAGAGGCGGGCACGTTGAGCACGGTGGACACGGTGACGCGGTCCGGGGCGACGCCCTCCCTGAGCATGTCGCGGAAGAGGGCTAGGGCGTCGGCGGCGCGGCCGGGGGCGGCGGCAAAGGCGGCCATCATGATGGTCCAGGTGACGGCCTCGCGGAGGCGGGGCGGGGAGGAGAGGAAGAGCTGGTGCGCGGCGGCGAGCTGGCCCGACCTGGAGTAGCCGGAGAGCATGCGGTTGAGGGAGAAGGCGTTCTTGGTGTGGGGCATTTGGTCGAACAGGGCGCGGGCCTGCGCGAGGCGGCCGGAGGAGATGAGGGACTGGAGGTGGAGGTTGAGGCGATAGGCGGCCGGGTCGAAGCCCGTCTTGACCATGCGGGCGTCCGGCGGCGTGGTGGCGCCGAAGCCGGCGACGGGGCCGGCGCGGGGGAGGACGGCGTCGGCATTGGCTACGGCCACGGTGGGTCTAAACGGGAGGCGCATTGCGGGCGGCGTATTGGGGGGTTTGCCGTAGAACGGGAGGGAGCATTAAGGCCCGGCCCAGGCCCAGGCCCAAGCGTCGCCGTTTCCGAGTGATTCCGAGCTGCAGCTCCGGTAGATGCCTCTCTCCATTGTCTCACTTGTCAGAAAGGAGGGAGCAGACTCCTGTTCCTTTGTCGCCGCGTGTGCACAAGTTCAACTCCTAGCTTCTCATCGTACATATCATACATCTAATACATTCATTTCTCTGACAAATATTTTCGAATGAAGGGAATATCTTTTTAAGAAGACTGATGTTTGGATCGATTTCTTTCCACTCTTGTGCAACAATCACCTCTCAAATGCCATGACCTCCAATCCTCCATAGAATTAAGAGCACATTCACTCTAGTATTTTAAGAGCATgtctagtagaaccctcaaactcTCACTAGCGTTTTAAGGATCCAAAAATGGTCTTTTTGTGCACTTTTACGGGTGAAAAACAGAGGCAAAgattagaaccctcaaacccaacccttataacGGAATATTCCCCATGAACGACGTTGGCGTTGCGGGCATACCGTCGAGCACCTCGTGCACGACgggcggagggcggcgcgggggcggAGGGCNNNNNNNNNNNNNNNNNNNNNNNNNNNNNNNNNNNNNNNNNNNNNNNNNNNNNNNNNNNNNNNNNNNNNNNNNNNNNNNNNNNNNNNNNNNNNNNNNNNNNNNNNNNNNNNNNNNNNNNNNNNNNNNNNNNNNNNNNNNNNNNNNNNNNNNNNNNNNNNNNNNNNNNNNNNNNNNNNNNNNNNNNNNNNNNNNNNNNNNNNNNNNNNNNNNNNNNNNNNNNNNNNNNNNNNNNNNNNNNNNNNNNNNNNNNNNNNNNNNNNNNNNNNNNNNNNNNNNNNNNNNNNNNNNNNNNNNNNNNNNNNNNNNNNNNNNNNNNNNNNNNNNNNNNNNNNNNNNNNNNNNNNNNNNNNNNNNNNNNNNNNNNNNNNNNNNNNNNNNNNNNNNNNNNNNNNNNNNNNNNNNNNNNNNNNNNNNNNNNNNNNNNNNNNNNNNNNNNNNNNNNNNNNNNNNNNNNNNNNNNNNNNNNNNNNNNNNNNNNGAGGCGGCGGGCGGGCGCGCGGGAGTAGAAGCCGGCGGGgtggcgggcggcgcgggcggcgggacgGATGGTGACGGTCGGGGGCGGGGCGAGCGCGGCCGCagccgggaggaggtggaggagaagtcggcgtgtcggtgggaacgatgaaggaaatatgccctagaggcaataataaagttattatttattttcttatatcatgataaatgtttattattcatgctagaattgtattaactggaaacataatacatgtgtgaatacatagacaaacagagtgtcactagtatgcctctacttgactagctcgttaatcaaagatggttatgtttcctaaccatggacaaagagttgttatttgattaacgggatcacatcattaagtgaatgatctgattgacacgacccattccattagcttagcacctgatcatttagtatgttgctattgctttcttcatgacttatacatgttcctatgactatgagattatgcaactcccgtttgccggaggaacactttgtgtgctaccaaacgtcacaacgtaactgggtgattataaaggagctctacaggtgtcaccaaaggtacatgttgggttggcgtatttcgagattaggatttgtcactccgattgtcggagaggtatctctgggccttctcggtaatgcacatcacataagccttgcaagcattgcaactaatgagttagttgtgagatgatgtattacagaacgagtaaagagacttgccggtaacgagattgaactaggtattaaaataccgatgatcgaatctcgggaaagtaacataccgatgacaaagggaacaacgtatgttgttatgcggtctaaccgataaagatcttcgtagaatatgtaggagtcaatatgggcatccgggtcccgctattggttattgaccggagacgtgtctcggtcatgtctacattgttctcgaacccgtagggtccgcacgcttaaggtttcgatgacagttatattatgagtttatgagttttgatgtactgaaggagttcggagtcccggatgagatcggggacatgactaggagtctcgaaatggtcgagacgtaaagattgatatattggacgactatattcagatatcggaaaggttccaagtgattcgggtatttttcggagtaccgggtagttacgggagaagcaatgggcctagatgggctttagtgggaagaggagaaagggccaaggggctgctgcgcccccctcccctctagtccgaattggactagggaaaagggggccggccacctctccttctcctccacttccttctcccttcctcccctcttggtggactcctactaggacttggagtcctagtaggactccacatcctggccgcaccaattgccttggccggcctcctcctcctccatcctttatatactgaggcaaggggcaccccaaagacacaagttgatccacgtgatcatattcttagccgtgtgcggtgcccccttccaccatagtcctcgataatattgtagcggtgcttaggcgaagccctgcgacaatagtacatcaagatcgtcaccacgccgtcgtgctgacggaacccttccccgacactttgctggatcggagtccggggatcgtcatcgagctgaacgtgtgctaaaactcggaggtgccgtagtttcggtgcttgatcggtcgggccgtgaagacgtacgaccacatcaaccaaacgcttccgttgtcgatctacaaggtacgtagatcacactctcccctcgttgctatgcatcaccatgatcttgcgtgtgcgtaggaatttttttgaaattactacgttccccaacagtggcatccgagcctaggttttatggtttgatgttatatgcacgagtagaacacaagtaagttgtgggcgatataagtcatactgcttactagcatgtcatactttggttcggcggtattgttggatgaagcggcccggaccgacattacgcgtacgcttacgcgagaccggttctcccgacgtgctttgcacataggtggcttgcgggtgacagtttctccaactttagttgaaccgagtgtggctacgcccggtccttgcgaaggttaaaacagcaccaacttgacaaactatcgttgtggtttttgatgcgtaggtaagaacggttcttgctaagcccgcagcagccacataaaacttgcaacaacaaagtagaggacgtctaacttgtttttgcagggcatgttgtgatgtgatatggtcaagacgtgataagatataagttgttgtatgagatgatcatgttttgttgaagttatcagcaactggcaaaatccttatggttgtctctctattgcataagatgcaagcgcccaataactgctttactttatcgctatgtgatagcaataattgcaagagcaattgttggtgagacgaccacgtgacgacacattgatatagatcaagatgatggagatcatggtgtcatgccggtgacgatagagatcataacagtactttagagatggaaatcaaaggcgcaagatgatgatggccatatcatgtcacatattttgattgcatatgatgtttatcttttatacatcttattttgcttagtttgacggtagcattttaagatgatctctcactaaatatcaagaagtgttctccctgagtatgcaccattgcgaaagttcttcgtgctgagacaccacgtgatgatcgggtgtgataggctctacgttcaaatacaacgggtgcaaaacagttgcacacgcggaatactcaggttatacttgacgagccaagcatatacagatatggcctcggaacacggagaccgaaaggtcgagcgtgaatcatatagtagatatgatcaacatagtgatgttcaccaatgaaactgctccatctcacgtgatgatcggacatggtttagttgatttggatcacgtgatcacttagaggattagagggatgtctatctaagtgggagttcttaagtaatatgattacttgaacttaaatttatcatgaacttagtcctggtagtattttgcaaattatgttatagatcaatagctcgcgttgttgcttccctatgtttattttgatatatattcctagagaaaattgtgttgaaagatgttagtagcaatgatgcggattggatccgtgatatgaggtttatcctcattgctgcacagaagaattatgtccttgatgcaccgctaggtgacggacctattgcaggagcagatgcagacgttatgaacgtttggctagctcaatatgatgactacttgatagtttagtgcaccatgcttaatggcttagaatcgggacttcaaagacgttttgaacgtcatggaccatatgagatgttccaagagttgaagttaatatttcaagcaaatacccgagttgagagatatgta is from Triticum aestivum cultivar Chinese Spring chromosome 3A, IWGSC CS RefSeq v2.1, whole genome shotgun sequence and encodes:
- the LOC123060226 gene encoding uncharacterized protein At4g14100 (The sequence of the model RefSeq protein was modified relative to this genomic sequence to represent the inferred CDS: added 96 bases not found in genome assembly); translated protein: MAWPLLQLLLIAAAATTAAAASSATTPDGPAPWPEQFHAVLFTNLTNVSIASSGPPLRLHDLYYDWPRRRNLNLIRHQLSGDPLYDVEWNNGTTFYFDSATCRTEQFPVGVLRPGWLADGSAVYLGRETTGGFDCHVWGKAGFIVYYEDALTRRPVRWNFIDVTGIEQFVMSFEVGVVLEDDSQWQAPAHCFLDEAANKTNEDGDHVAVSNGVMDAARLFRKFAGAAAAY
- the LOC123060225 gene encoding putative pentatricopeptide repeat-containing protein At2g01510, which translates into the protein MRLPFRPTVAVANADAVLPRAGPVAGFGATTPPDARMVKTGFDPAAYRLNLHLQSLISSGRLAQARALFDQMPHTKNAFSLNRMLSGYSRSGQLAAAHQLFLSSPPRLREAVTWTIMMAAFAAAPGRAADALALFRDMLREGVAPDRVTVSTVLNVPASGTVTASLHPFAVKLGLLRSSVVVCNTLLDAYCKHGLLAAGMRVFQEMPHRDSVTYNAMMMGCSKEGLHREALVLFTDMRRTGLDASQFTFSSMLTVATGMGDLHLGRQVHGLVARATSAHNVFVKNSLLDFYSKCDCLAEMEKLFDEMPERDNVSYNVMISGYAWNRCASRALRLFREMQILCFDRQALPYASLLSVAGSLPHIGIGKQIHAQLVLLGLSSEDLVGNALIDMYSKCGMLDAAKTNFLNKNDKTGVSWTSMITGYVQNGQLEEALRLFCDMRRAGLSPDRATFSSIIKASSSLAMIGLGRQLHSYTIRSGHISSVFSGSALLDMYAKCGCLDEALQTFDEMPERNSISWNAVISAYAHYGQAKNAIKMFEGMLHYGFKPDSVTFLSVLSACSHNGLAEECMKYFELMEHEYGISRWKGHYACVIDTLGRVGRFDKVQQMLSEMPFEDDPIIWSSILHSCRIHGNQDLARVAAEKLFSMGSTDATPYVILSNIYAKAGKWEDAARVKKSMRNRGLRKESGYSWVEVKQKIYSFSSNDQTNPMISEMKEELERMYKEMDKQGYKPDTSCALHQVDDDLKLESLKYHSERLAIAFALINTPPGTPIRVMKNLSACLDCHAAIKMMSKIVNRDIIVRDSSRFHHFKDGVCSCGDYW